Genomic window (Gemmatimonadota bacterium):
GGCTCGCGCTGGAGGAAGCCGCCGATCGGCGGAGCTGCAGCCCAGACGGCGTCGTCGAGACGGCCGTCAATCACCGGAGGAGCGGCTGCCAGCGCGGCTTTGGCCAGCCGCGTCCCGCCATTGGGGCTCTGGGCCAGCGCCGGGCAGGCGAGCAGGCCGATTCCGAACCATGCCAGGGTGCAGATGCAGAAGGGCGCCTTCAGGCGCGGCGCCTGGCACCCGCATGCGCTGCGGGCAGGGCCCCGTCTGGCAGGCCCGAGATCACAAGACCGATGCACGCGTGCACTCACGCCTGACCCCAGGGAGATCAACCAGCGTTGCGGGTGCGGACAGCCGGTTGCAGAGTGATGACCCGGCCAGGTGGTCGAGTTCGTAAGTACGGTCATACCGAATGCGATCGTACTTGCGAATTCGACCACTACGCTACGCGCGGCGGCGGCGGCGGGCAAGAACAGCGTCTATCCGCAGGGGGTGCGCGACCCTATTATTTTGCATGGGGAAGGTTCACGCGGGGGAACGAGTGGACGTCTTCGAGGCCATGGGCGGCCGGCGCTCGATCAAGCGCTTCACCCCCCGGCCGGTCAGCCGGGAGGAGATCGAGCGAGCCCTCGAGCGCGCAGTGCAGGCGCCCAACCACCGCATGACGGAGCCCTGGGGCTTCCTGGTCCTGGGGGCGGCAGTGAAGCGGCGCTACGCGGAAGTGCTGGGGCGGCGCAAGGGCAGGAAGGTGGAGGACCCGGCGGCGGCCGCAGCCGTGCGAGAGAAGACGCTCGAGGATGTGATGGCGGTGCCGGCCGTCGTCGCCGTGACCACCCGGCTCGACCCCGATCCCGAGATCCGGGAGGAAGACTACGCCGCCACCTTCATGGCCATCCAGAACATCCTCCTCTCCGCGGCCGCGCTGGGCCTGGGCACCCACCTGCGCACGGGCGCGGTCTTGCAGGATCCCGAGCTGCGCCAGGCGCTCGGCGTGGCGGCGGACCGCCGCGTGGTGGCCTTGATCTACCTGGGCGAGCCAGCCGAAGTCCCGCTGGCCAAACAGCGCACGCCGGCCGTCGAGAAGACGGCCTGGCTGCCATAGCTGAGGAGGCAGTCATGCGGCAGGGATTGTTCGCGATTCTCGGCCTCGTCGCG
Coding sequences:
- a CDS encoding nitroreductase, which gives rise to MGKVHAGERVDVFEAMGGRRSIKRFTPRPVSREEIERALERAVQAPNHRMTEPWGFLVLGAAVKRRYAEVLGRRKGRKVEDPAAAAAVREKTLEDVMAVPAVVAVTTRLDPDPEIREEDYAATFMAIQNILLSAAALGLGTHLRTGAVLQDPELRQALGVAADRRVVALIYLGEPAEVPLAKQRTPAVEKTAWLP